In Musa acuminata AAA Group cultivar baxijiao chromosome BXJ2-8, Cavendish_Baxijiao_AAA, whole genome shotgun sequence, one genomic interval encodes:
- the LOC135619734 gene encoding transcription repressor KAN1-like isoform X1: MEMPAEGVFMEAASVPSPDLSLHISLPNTAPSVSGGGRAIDQGNSTIELRQAGGGGNNAYTELSLSYPSAAPQAESSWQQRMLSVRQSPPFDHCCRNRSTLDGLMEGSRPIKGIPVYNNSAFPFLPLDPKYGLPNRVSSYCPQWSSSPYLPSSLSPPSSSSSSFSSNLDMMPSSLLNPVGGVSAYTRMVTPPTRFNGFSPDLLIKNHYQHHQLFQHPHHHHHYSNHYGTRPFDSSHNLMRSRFLPKLPGKRSMRAPRMRWTSTLHARFVHAVELLGGHERATPKSVLELMDVKDLTLAHVKSHLQMYRTLKTTDKPAASSGQSDGSGEEDSAPSNDDLNFGRLVEQRVSSADGLKPSHGLDSLSSITNTAARWSNPSSFSRDAWAQPSAGDIDELRPSEFSSDTEELKNPSLEFTLGRPDWQGRKHL; encoded by the exons ATGGAAATGCCAGCTGAAGGAGTCTTCATGGAAGCTGCGTcggtgccatcgccggacctCTCCTTGCACATCAGCCTCCCAAACACTGCGCCCTCCGTCTCTGGCGGCGGGAGAGCCATTGACCAGGGCAACAGCACCATCGAGCTTCGCCAGGCCGGTGGCGGCGGCAACAACGCCTACACGGAGCTCTCCCTCTCGTACCCTTCGGCAGCACCGCAGGCGGAGAGCTCGTGGCAGCAAAGGATGTTATCAGTGCGACAGTCGCCGCCGTTCGACCACTGCTGCCGCAACCGCTCCACGCTCGATGGCTTGATGGAGGGGTCGAGGCCAATCAAAGGCATCCCTGTCTACAACAACAGTGCCTTCCCTTTCCTCCCTTTAGATCCCAAGTATGGGTTACCAAACCGGGTCTCATCGTATTGTCCTCAGTGGTCCTCCTCCCCATACTTGCCGTCTTCCTTGTCTCCTCCATCGTCCTCCTCGTCGAGCTTCTCTTCCAATTTAGACATGATGCCATCGTCCTTGCTTAACCCGGTCGGTGGCGTCTCAGCATACACCCGAATGGTCACGCCACCGACAAGGTTCAATGGGTTCTCACCAGATCTGTTGATCAAGAACCATTACCAACACCACCAGCTCTTCCAACAtccgcaccaccaccaccactacagCAACCACTATGGCACCAGACCCTTCGATTCCTCGCACAACTTGATGCGGTCGAGGTTTCTGCCAAAGCTCCCCGGGAAGCGGAGCATGCGCGCGCCCCGAATGCGGTGGACCAGCACCCTCCATGCGCGCTTTGTCCATGCCGTGGAGCTCCTCGGCGGCCATGAAA GGGCTACACCAAAGTCAGTACTTGAGCTCATGGATGTCAAAGACCTCACTTTGGCTCATGTCAAGAGCCATTTGCAG ATGTATAGAACACTGAAGACCACTGACAAGCCTGCGGCTTCCTCAG GTCAATCGGATGGCTCGGGTGAGGAGGATTCAGCTCCAAGTAATGACGATCTTAACTTCGGACGGCTGGTGGAGCAGAGAGTATCATCAGCAGATGGACTCAAACCAAGTCATGGTTTGGACTCCCTTTCAAGCATTACCAACACTGCTGCCAGGTGGAGTAACCCATCAAG CTTCAGCAGAGATGCATGGGCACAACCAAGTGCTGGTGACATAGATGAACTCAGGCCTTCAGAATTCTCCTCTGATACTGAG GAACTCAAAAACCCTAGCTTGGAGTTCACCTTAGGAAGACCGGACTGGCAAGGGAGGAAGCATCTTTGA
- the LOC135619734 gene encoding transcription repressor KAN1-like isoform X3 → MEMPAEGVFMEAASVPSPDLSLHISLPNTAPSVSGGGRAIDQGNSTIELRQAGGGGNNAYTELSLSYPSAAPQAESSWQQRMLSVRQSPPFDHCCRNRSTLDGLMEGSRPIKGIPVYNNSAFPFLPLDPKYGLPNRVSSYCPQWSSSPYLPSSLSPPSSSSSSFSSNLDMMPSSLLNPVGGVSAYTRMVTPPTRFNGFSPDLLIKNHYQHHQLFQHPHHHHHYSNHYGTRPFDSSHNLMRSRFLPKLPGKRSMRAPRMRWTSTLHARFVHAVELLGGHERATPKSVLELMDVKDLTLAHVKSHLQMYRTLKTTDKPAASSGQSDGSGEEDSAPSNDDLNFGRLVEQRVSSADGLKPSHGLDSLSSITNTAARWSNPSRDAWAQPSAGDIDELRPSEFSSDTEELKNPSLEFTLGRPDWQGRKHL, encoded by the exons ATGGAAATGCCAGCTGAAGGAGTCTTCATGGAAGCTGCGTcggtgccatcgccggacctCTCCTTGCACATCAGCCTCCCAAACACTGCGCCCTCCGTCTCTGGCGGCGGGAGAGCCATTGACCAGGGCAACAGCACCATCGAGCTTCGCCAGGCCGGTGGCGGCGGCAACAACGCCTACACGGAGCTCTCCCTCTCGTACCCTTCGGCAGCACCGCAGGCGGAGAGCTCGTGGCAGCAAAGGATGTTATCAGTGCGACAGTCGCCGCCGTTCGACCACTGCTGCCGCAACCGCTCCACGCTCGATGGCTTGATGGAGGGGTCGAGGCCAATCAAAGGCATCCCTGTCTACAACAACAGTGCCTTCCCTTTCCTCCCTTTAGATCCCAAGTATGGGTTACCAAACCGGGTCTCATCGTATTGTCCTCAGTGGTCCTCCTCCCCATACTTGCCGTCTTCCTTGTCTCCTCCATCGTCCTCCTCGTCGAGCTTCTCTTCCAATTTAGACATGATGCCATCGTCCTTGCTTAACCCGGTCGGTGGCGTCTCAGCATACACCCGAATGGTCACGCCACCGACAAGGTTCAATGGGTTCTCACCAGATCTGTTGATCAAGAACCATTACCAACACCACCAGCTCTTCCAACAtccgcaccaccaccaccactacagCAACCACTATGGCACCAGACCCTTCGATTCCTCGCACAACTTGATGCGGTCGAGGTTTCTGCCAAAGCTCCCCGGGAAGCGGAGCATGCGCGCGCCCCGAATGCGGTGGACCAGCACCCTCCATGCGCGCTTTGTCCATGCCGTGGAGCTCCTCGGCGGCCATGAAA GGGCTACACCAAAGTCAGTACTTGAGCTCATGGATGTCAAAGACCTCACTTTGGCTCATGTCAAGAGCCATTTGCAG ATGTATAGAACACTGAAGACCACTGACAAGCCTGCGGCTTCCTCAG GTCAATCGGATGGCTCGGGTGAGGAGGATTCAGCTCCAAGTAATGACGATCTTAACTTCGGACGGCTGGTGGAGCAGAGAGTATCATCAGCAGATGGACTCAAACCAAGTCATGGTTTGGACTCCCTTTCAAGCATTACCAACACTGCTGCCAGGTGGAGTAACCCATCAAG AGATGCATGGGCACAACCAAGTGCTGGTGACATAGATGAACTCAGGCCTTCAGAATTCTCCTCTGATACTGAG GAACTCAAAAACCCTAGCTTGGAGTTCACCTTAGGAAGACCGGACTGGCAAGGGAGGAAGCATCTTTGA
- the LOC135619733 gene encoding uncharacterized protein LOC135619733: MVSVSAHLPSSFSFGTASNPRRDLSPSSSSSSWIELAVSRKIAPFPRRGDPSGCPGLRLCSPKAEVPARRAETFDPELRLVLELATDAELIELEHILFGPSFFSPLLKSITSKRDADFTVNGEYIEEREDFIEHLESQFLYLAADARATLRGWRPSYRNILLGVRKKLGIPCSSKLSTEDLEVEIFLHLLSEYSSEEIHPVSLPSVGKKLSNSHGSLEVGLSQWKVLALGALRGGAKELQHAVMKGCGMLTVTRIYQLLARKFSGKMLLEAANYEIKHEIIKRGGQLAAINLESKAAELAARQGLAHAASRYLGLRSVMMILGPVMWGTFLADVVIQMLGTDYARILRAIYAFAQIRLTRTYGWRSIED; the protein is encoded by the exons ATGGTGTCCGTCTCCGCTCATCTcccctcctctttctccttcggTACCGCCTCAAACCCTAGACGGGACctatctccttcttcttcctcctcttcttgg ATTGAACTTGCGGTGAGCCGGAAAATCGCTCCTTTTCCTCGCCGTGGGGATCCAAGTGGCTGTCCCGGTCTCCGTTTGTGCTCTCCCAAGGCAGAAGTGCCCGCCCGAAGAGCAG AGACGTTTGATCCAGAACTGAGGTTGGTGCTTGAACTTGCGACGGATGCTGAACTAATTGAGCTAGAGCACATTCTGTTCGGACCGAG CTTCTTCAGCCCATTATTAAAATCTATCACAAGCAAACGAGATGCTGATTTCACTGTGAATGGTGAATATATTGAAGAACGAGAAGATTTTATAGAACACCTAGAGTCACAATTCTTGTACCTTGCAGCAGATGCTCGGGCAACATTAAG GGGTTGGAGACCTTCCTACAGAAATATCTTACTTGGAGTTAGAAAAAAACTTGGCATTCCTTGCTCAAGTAAATTGTCAACAGAGGACCTTGAAGTAGAAATTTTTCTCCACTTGCTGAGTGAATATTCGAG TGAGGAGATTCATCCTGTTTCTCTTCCGTCAGTTGGCAAAAAACTCTCGAACAGCCATGGAAGTCTTGAAGTTGGACTAAGTCAATGGAAGGTCCTTGCTCTTGGGGCACTGAGAGGTGGGGCAAAGGAGCTTCAACATGCAGTCATGAAG GGATGTGGAATGTTAACTGTGACAAGGATATACCAGTTG TTGGCCAGGAAATTTTCTGGTAAGATGCTTTTGGAGGCTGCCAACTATGAGATAAAGCATGAGATAATTAAGCGG GGTGGACAATTGGCTGCTATCAACCTGGAGTCAAAAGCAGCTGAGCTTGCTGCAAGACAG GGTTTGGCTCATGCTGCATCAAGATATCTTGGACTTAGAAGCGTGATGATGATCCTAGGACCAGT GATGTGGGGGACATTTCTGGCAGATGTGGTGATTCAAATGCTGGGGACTGATTATGCCCGAATTTTGCGAGCAATTTATGCATTTGCCCAG ATTCGGCTTACTCGAACATATGGTTGGCGATCTATCGAGGATTGA
- the LOC135619734 gene encoding transcription repressor KAN1-like isoform X2, with the protein MEMPAEGVFMEAASVPSPDLSLHISLPNTAPSVSGGGRAIDQGNSTIELRQAGGGGNNAYTELSLSYPSAAPQAESSWQQRMLSVRQSPPFDHCCRNRSTLDGLMEGSRPIKGIPVYNNSAFPFLPLDPKYGLPNRVSSYCPQWSSSPYLPSSLSPPSSSSSSFSSNLDMMPSSLLNPVGGVSAYTRMVTPPTRFNGFSPDLLIKNHYQHHQLFQHPHHHHHYSNHYGTRPFDSSHNLMRSRFLPKLPGKRSMRAPRMRWTSTLHARFVHAVELLGGHERATPKSVLELMDVKDLTLAHVKSHLQMYRTLKTTDKPAASSGQSDGSGEEDSAPSNDDLNFGRLVEQRVSSADGLKPSHGLDSLSSITNTAARWSNPSSRDAWAQPSAGDIDELRPSEFSSDTEELKNPSLEFTLGRPDWQGRKHL; encoded by the exons ATGGAAATGCCAGCTGAAGGAGTCTTCATGGAAGCTGCGTcggtgccatcgccggacctCTCCTTGCACATCAGCCTCCCAAACACTGCGCCCTCCGTCTCTGGCGGCGGGAGAGCCATTGACCAGGGCAACAGCACCATCGAGCTTCGCCAGGCCGGTGGCGGCGGCAACAACGCCTACACGGAGCTCTCCCTCTCGTACCCTTCGGCAGCACCGCAGGCGGAGAGCTCGTGGCAGCAAAGGATGTTATCAGTGCGACAGTCGCCGCCGTTCGACCACTGCTGCCGCAACCGCTCCACGCTCGATGGCTTGATGGAGGGGTCGAGGCCAATCAAAGGCATCCCTGTCTACAACAACAGTGCCTTCCCTTTCCTCCCTTTAGATCCCAAGTATGGGTTACCAAACCGGGTCTCATCGTATTGTCCTCAGTGGTCCTCCTCCCCATACTTGCCGTCTTCCTTGTCTCCTCCATCGTCCTCCTCGTCGAGCTTCTCTTCCAATTTAGACATGATGCCATCGTCCTTGCTTAACCCGGTCGGTGGCGTCTCAGCATACACCCGAATGGTCACGCCACCGACAAGGTTCAATGGGTTCTCACCAGATCTGTTGATCAAGAACCATTACCAACACCACCAGCTCTTCCAACAtccgcaccaccaccaccactacagCAACCACTATGGCACCAGACCCTTCGATTCCTCGCACAACTTGATGCGGTCGAGGTTTCTGCCAAAGCTCCCCGGGAAGCGGAGCATGCGCGCGCCCCGAATGCGGTGGACCAGCACCCTCCATGCGCGCTTTGTCCATGCCGTGGAGCTCCTCGGCGGCCATGAAA GGGCTACACCAAAGTCAGTACTTGAGCTCATGGATGTCAAAGACCTCACTTTGGCTCATGTCAAGAGCCATTTGCAG ATGTATAGAACACTGAAGACCACTGACAAGCCTGCGGCTTCCTCAG GTCAATCGGATGGCTCGGGTGAGGAGGATTCAGCTCCAAGTAATGACGATCTTAACTTCGGACGGCTGGTGGAGCAGAGAGTATCATCAGCAGATGGACTCAAACCAAGTCATGGTTTGGACTCCCTTTCAAGCATTACCAACACTGCTGCCAGGTGGAGTAACCCATCAAG CAGAGATGCATGGGCACAACCAAGTGCTGGTGACATAGATGAACTCAGGCCTTCAGAATTCTCCTCTGATACTGAG GAACTCAAAAACCCTAGCTTGGAGTTCACCTTAGGAAGACCGGACTGGCAAGGGAGGAAGCATCTTTGA
- the LOC135619732 gene encoding putative clathrin assembly protein At1g25240: MTSPREWWHRAAAAAKDKGSLCMTRMASVRHHHQCPRRGGREVDATVIRATSHDERSVDYKSAGRVYAWARAAPTSFLDPLMWSLAHRAARTHSWAVALKSLLLAHGLLLCSEDAPPSARLGRLPFDLSDFRDRSSSSGFSAFIRAYFRFLDHRSLFSAHNKPVKDATLTTSPAAKPGDEEDTESDADLAELERLQTLLDLLLQVRPYADGMGVGLVLEAMDCVMIEILEVYSSICNGVAHFLGDILGHDSSKPVHNRRSEARRRRGEIGMRVLRRASAQSSQLSAYLDLCRTLGVISPAEIAAVQSIPDEDIANLEQLLLGGVPKEEQEEKELGRAESRSGTVITERWVVFDEEVEGHSGNPILSQRPERSRPSSSWVPTEDNGRAGVPLWNTNLTELI; the protein is encoded by the coding sequence ATGACGTCGCCGAGGGAGTGGTGGCACCGAGCGGCGGCGGCCGCGAAGGATAAGGGCAGCCTATGCATGACGAGAATGGCCAGCGTCCGGCACCACCACCAGTGCCCCCGCCGTGGTGGGCGGGAGGTGGATGCGACGGTGATCCGGGCCACGAGCCACGACGAGCGGTCGGTTGATTACAAGAGCGCGGGACGCGTCTACGCGTGGGCGCGCGCCGCCCCGACGTCGTTCCTCGACCCGCTCATGTGGTCCCTGGCCCACCGTGCCGCCCGCACCCATTCCTGGGCCGTCGCCCTCAAGTCGCTCCTCCTCGCCCACGGTCTCCTCCTCTGCTCCGAGGACGCGCCGCCCTCCGCCCGCCTTGGCCGCCTCCCCTTCGACCTCTCCGACTTCCGCGACCGCTCCTCCTCGTCCGGCTTCTCGGCCTTCATCCGCGCCTACTTCCGCTTCCTCGACCACCGCTCCCTCTTCTCCGCCCACAACAAGCCCGTCAAAGACGCCACCCTTACGACCAGCCCAGCCGCGAAACCAGGGGACGAGGAGGACACCGAGTCGGACGCTGACCTCGCTGAGCTCGAGCGCCTCCAGACCCTCCTCGACCTCTTGTTGCAAGTCCGGCCGTACGCTGACGGCATGGGGGTGGGGCTCGTCCTCGAGGCCATGGACTGCGTCATGATCGAAATCTTGGAGGTCTACAGCAGCATCTGCAACGGAGTTGCTCACTTCCTCGGCGACATCCTCGGCCACGACTCTTCCAAACCCGTTCATAATCGACGATCGGAAGCAAGGAGACGGAGAGGAGAGATCGGAATGAGGGTGCTTAGGCGAGCATCGGCGCAAAGCTCGCAGCTTTCCGCTTACCTCGATCTCTGCCGCACCCTCGGAGTCATCAGCCCGGCGGAGATCGCCGCGGTGCAGAGCATCCCCGACGAGGACATCGCCAACCTCGAGCAACTGCTGCTCGGCGGCGTTCCGAAGGAGGAACAGGAGGAGAAGGAACTCGGAAGGGCAGAAAGCCGTTCCGGGACGGTGATCACCGAGCGGTGGGTGGTCTTCGACGAAGAGGTAGAGGGGCATTCCGGGAATCCCATCCTTAGCCAACGTCCGGAGAGATCGCGGCCGTCGTCTTCGTGGGTCCCAACAGAGGACAACGGCCGCGCCGGTGTACCGTTGTGGAATACCAATTTGACCGAACTGATCTGA
- the LOC103995479 gene encoding PHD finger protein PERSISTENT TAPETAL CELL 1 gives MARLCIPFEGARKRKRGEQSFGFDSFCDTGNPTHLTGSFHDKLKALRMFAHPEAVAQGELQCHSFQLELHRHPPTSVRLFVLEEDVETSTCRRCRYCVSVGWGHHIICSKRFHFVLPTKDTLSEVQNICLHSNAEWSKKPTAGSKLVNTNRCLLHGVLHSNGFGHLLLINGFEGGSHFVSGHRIMDLWDRICTALQVRKISVIDASTKGKMELRLVHGVAYGEPWFGRWGYRFGHGSYGVTEQMYKRSVDALHALSLRLLLPHLACFGREIPVIVGKYQSLCNQVLLTLGDLFRFMIELKTRLPPNSMDYHGAITEASCRWSTKRVEMAARVIVEQLKNSELRWVTRQEIRDAARAHIGDTGLLDYVLKTLGNHIVGNYVVRRTVNPITKVLEYCLEDISNVFTGHDNLASGNHSKSRIRLQLTRAQLTRDMLYLYKHILKEPSSAAATGMLDAIPVAVRMVMDTKQLVKEYQQGPPPEKAEGSHGYLKLSCSIRMNGADVERTPPHETVVVPAHATIGELKREVGRHFRAVYWGLKSFVADSIVGVRCRDSDLVHELMQSGSSIVVEGRMEGDDGEEIYEGGNGGNKIVDCLCGGKEEDGERMVCCDICEVWQHTRCVGIPDEDDVPPVFLCGRCENDMLALRNLA, from the exons ATGGCCAGGTTGTGCATCCCCTTTGAAGGtgcaaggaagaggaagagaggggAGCAAAGCTTTGGGTTTGACTCGTTCTGTGACACAGGCAATCCAACTCATCTCACTGGCTCGTTccacgacaaacttaaagccctcCGCATGTTTGCCCACCCTGAAGCTGTAGCACAAGGAGAGCTGCAGTGCCATTCTTTTCAGCTCGAACTGCATCGCCATCCTCCCACAAGTGTTCGACTGTTTGTCTTGGAAGAGGACGTAGAAACATCAACCTGCCGTCGATGTCGCTACTGCGTCTCTGTTG GTTGGGGTCACCACATTATTTGCAGCAAGAGATTTCACTTTGTCTTACCCACCAAAGACACTTTGTCGGAGGTGCAGAACATATGCCTGCACTCCAATGCAGAGTGGTCAAAGAAACCTACAGCAGGATCGAAGCTGGTGAACACAAACCGCTGTTTGTTGCATGGAGTCCTGCATTCCAATGGTTTTGGGCATCTGCTTCTCATCAATGGCTTTGAAGGTGGTTCTCATTTCGTTTCCGGTCATCGGATTATGGATTTGTGGGACAGGATATGCACAGCATTGCAAGTCAG GAAGATAAGCGTAATCGATGCATCAACGAAGGGTAAAATGGAGCTCAGATTGGTCCATGGTGTAGCCTATGGTGAGCCGTGGTTCGGTCGATGGGGATACAGGTTTGGTCATGGAAGCTATGGAGTCACTGAACAGATGTATAAACGCTCTGTGGATGCCCTCCACGCCCTTTCTCTCCGTCTTCTGCTTCCTCATCTCGCTTGCTTCGGTCGTGAAATCCCAGTTATCGTCGGCAAGTATCAGTCGCTCTGCAACCAAGTGCTGCTCACCTTAGGCGACCTGTTCCGCTTCATGATCGAGTTGAAGACGCGCCTTCCGCCCAACTCCATGGATTACCATGGAGCCATCACTGAAGCGTCGTGCAGGTGGTCGACGAAAAGGGTGGAGATGGCGGCTCGAGTAATCGTGGAGCAGCTCAAGAACTCCGAGCTGAGGTGGGTCACGAGGCAGGAGATCAGAGACGCTGCGAGGGCACACATCGGCGACACGGGATTGCTGGACTACGTCCTGAAAACGCTGGGAAATCACATTGTTGGCAACTACGTCGTTCGTCGCACCGTGAATCCGATCACCAAAGTGCTGGAGTACTGCTTGGAGGACATATCCAATGTGTTCACTGGCCATGACAACTTAGCTTCAGGTAACCATTCCAAGTCGAGGATCAGGTTGCAGCTCACCAGGGCGCAGCTGACGAGAGACATGCTCTACCTGTATAAGCACATCCTGAAGGAGCCGAGCTCAGCAGCAGCCACCGGCATGCTCGATGCAATTCCGGTAGCAGTAAGGATGGTCATGGACACTAAGCAATTGGTCAAGGAGTATCAACAGGGACCGCCACCTGAGAAGGCCGAAGGTAGCCATGGGTACTTGAAGCTTTCGTGCAGCATCCGCATGAATGGAGCCGATGTGGAGAGAACGCCACCACATGAAACCGTGGTTGTTCCTGCTCACGCGACCATCGGCGAGCTGAAGAGGGAGGTGGGGAGACACTTCAGGGCGGTGTACTGGGGACTGAAGAGCTTCGTTGCAGACTCCATCGTCGGTGTCAGGTGCAGGGACTCGGACTTGGTCCATGAACTGATGCAATCAGGAAGCAGCATCGTGGTAGAGGGGAGGATGGAGGGGGATGACGGAGAGGAGATTTACGAGGGTGGAAACGGTGGTAATAAGATCGTGGATTGCCTGTGTGGTGGAAAGGAGGAGGACGGAGAGCGGATGGTCTGCTGCGACATCTGTGAGGTTTGGCAGCACACACGCTGTGTGGGGATTCCGGACGAGGATGACGTCCCTCCGGTCTTCCTCTGTGGTCGATGCGAGAACGACATGCTTGCCTTGAGGAATTTGGCATGA